The window CTGTGGAGGTGCATGCCCGGAGTTTCTGGTGACTCGACCCGACTCTTCGAAGAAAAATAACTTCCTGAAATCATTTCCTCCCCGTTCTCTCTCCGTCTAGACTTTTAATCTCCTTACCCTCAACTTCCATGCCCCTCTCTAATTCCCATGAACCAAACACCCTGTAAGAGGAAACGATAATGGGGGGAGGGGCCATGATCTGCATTGCGGCCGCCCCACCATCCGTCGCGATATGCGCTGCGGCCTCCGCCATCGGCGCCGTCCAACAGGGCTGCCGCCATCCGTGGCCCCGCCGTCGACCGGCCCGGCCACCGCCTCCATGACCACCTTGGCTCAGCCCCTTCTCGTGCACAAGGTCTCCTCTTGCCCAGCGACCACATAGGTGAATGTTCGCTGCTGCCTTTTCGGTTCTTGTTCGTGCCTATTCCCCTCTCCATCGGTTCAGTATTGAGCTGGTCTTCTTTTTTCTGATCGGTTCATGTCCAATTCCGTACGGCAGCCAAAAAGAAATTGAAATCGAGATGAGTCGAATACAAATCCTATTTGAACCAAGTGAATCAATCTAATTCAATTCTATGGAGGAAACGAGGTGGCAGTTGTCACTTCGTCAAAGTTATAGGTTACCTGTAGGATTTGCACACCAAGTTGTTTCATTGTGGGGGTGGACGAGGAATGAGAGAGAAATGAGGACAGAAAGATGAGGGAAGAATGAGATGAGCATGATGCTAGTGTTTCTAGACACTTAAACACGAAGGGTAGGTCATAGGTGGATAAATGACCATGAAGCGGAGGTTCAGGGTAGACATTTGAGGTACTCAGTGTTCAAGATTCGCGTTTGACTCCAAAACTGAGCCTTTTATTGATGTGTTGCTCATGTGGAGGACATTGGACATCGACTCCATATCGTCCCTATCCATCCCGATCACTGTTGTTAGAGCCGTGGCAGTGGAAGGCCTTCTTCCCAATTCCCACCCTTTCCATTCGATGGTTTTGGAGGAAGCACATCATTCGAATCCATTTGGCGCCTAGAGCTGGTCTACACGTTGGCACAATGGCTCCAGCAAACCTTTAATCCATCTGCCAATCGATTCCTCTGATAGATCCTTAATATAGTCCTATAAGTGGATACATCCGGCGACAATTATGTGAGCTTATCTCTTCTTATCCTTTGTCGTCTTCACAACATAGCTTCTATTCTCATAGTGTTGATCTTCAAGGGCATGGTGGTGAGGCTTGGTCATTGTTGGCTACTGAACGTATGAAAAAATTGTTATATATTTCTTGGTTTGCTTTTGCTGACAGTTTTTTTGGACCCTCTTCTCTGGCGAACGTTCGTTAGGGGTGTGGCAATTGCGAATGTTTTCTTTGGCAATTTTAGTTGTAAGGGGTGGCAATTTCTTCAGACTAAGCATGGCAATTCCTTCCTAGAGAAGGCAAATTTTTAGAAAACTGCCATCATTTGATCGATCTCGATCAAACGGCTGCGAGGGCGTTCGTTGGGGGTTCCTTCCTAGGGAAAGTTTGCCGGTTATCATTACCCTTTTTTTGGGGTCTTTTGCTGCTTTTAACAACATTTGTGTCAATGGGTGCCTAAGCACGCTTAAGCTTTTCTTTTTTAAATTTGGCCAGAGTTTGGCTGTTTTTGAATAATGTGCACAGGAAAATAGGAAAGATAGCACATAGGTAATTGAAATAGCATCTAAAATGCATTTCAGACCATAGCAAAATACACATCAAGTTCACACagcaagcaaaataacaactaaaatGCTGCTCAGTTCAAATAGACATAGCCTAATATCATGTGGCCAGAATCTTAAGGAAATAGTTCCTGAACAGACCTAATAAAGGCATATGGCCATTATTGCGCAAGTAGCCAAGCAAAAGCAGTTAAAAAACAACCANNNNNNNNNNNNNNNNNNNNNNNNNNNNNNNNNNNNNNNNNNNNNNNNNNNNNNNNNNNNNNNNNNNNNNNNNNNNNNNNNNNNNNNNNNNNNNNNNNNNNNNNNNNNNNNNNNNNNNNNNNNNNNNNNNNNNNNNNNNNNNNNNNNNNNNNNNNNNNNNNNNNNNNNNNNNNNNNNNNNNNNNNNNNNNNNNNNNNNNNNNNNNGCTTAATCTACCGCTTAGGGCCAAAGCAAAGCGTTTTGTCATCGCTCAGCGCTTAAGCGTCACTTAAAAACGCTTTCTTGAACACTGATTTGTATCGATGTTTCCGGTACAAGGAAATGTACCCGATGATTACTTTATGTTAAATCTACTTGCCTTTTTACTCTGAGGGGTGCCTCCTACAATTACTTCATCTCATGccggttcattgtcataatcatgctAAGCATAGTTGAAGTCATATGTCTTTGTGTCAATGCCTGCCTCGTTGTTCATGTCTAATATTTTTACTGTGTCATCTTTTGCACTTGAAGGTGAATCTCAGATCGAGCAAGTGCGGCTGGCTGTTCCTACAACTGATGATCCAACACTTCCTGCACTTACATGCAGAGTATGGATCCTTGGGATCACAGGATGCATCATCCTCTCATTCATCACCATGCTGACCACTTTCAGACAAAACCCGGTTAATATTCCGGAATTTTCAATTATTATGTTGTGCTACTCTCTAGGCAAACTCATGGCTGCTGTTCTTCCAGCCAAAGTTGTGAGGGTCCCTGGAACCAAAATTGTGTTCTCACTGAACCCTGGCCCATTCAGTCTAAAGGAACATATACTGTGTTGCATGATCGCTAATAATGGTTTAGGGGCTTCTCCTGCAATAGATATTTTGGCAGCCACAAAGGCCTATTTCAGAAGATCTATTCACCCAGTTGCAGTTTTTTTGCTTCTACTCACAACAAATGTAAGCACCACTGCACCAGATCTTCTCCCAATTTTCTGAATCAATCTGAAAGACATAGTACCGTTTTCTTCATTTGTTCAGTTATCACAAACGTTAAACATATGGAATAATCACAATAGATGCATATGTTAGCAGAAATGGTCACAAAAAATGTATTTACTTAATTAATGTTTGATTTAATACAAGAATATTTTATATGGGAACTTTCGCCATAAATTTTCGTAATTGATCACAGAATATTTCTTGTGGATTTATTGGCTTCTTCATGAAGTTCTTTGTGAACCGCTCAGAGATGTGGTGGCCTGAAATCTTACCCATGGTAACAATGTACAGGTTTGTCCTAGCATTTGAGCCCAGTTGTGTATATAACTATTTAAGCCTTTACTCTATTCTGATAACATGCTCATATCAACTGTACATTTGTAATGTAGGGCATTTCATGAGAAGGAGGAAAGATCAAAGGCAACACTACCAAGAAATAAATTTTTCTTCTTGGTCTTTGTCATTAGTTTTTCGTACTATACCATTCCGGGTTGCTTCTTCCCTTCTGTTAGTGCATTGTCATTTGTTTGCTGGGTTTGGAAAAGGTCTATCACTGCTCAGCAAATTGGCTCTGGTTATAATGGTTTGGGGATTGGCTCATTTGGCCTTGATTGGTCGACAGTTAGCAGCTTCACTGGCAGTCCTCTAATGTTCCCTTTCTTTGTCATTGTCAACACGATGGTTGGGTTTATCTTATTCATGTACATTGTCGTCCCTTACCGAAATAGGCTTACGCCCCGCTATATTGATATAGCAACCACCCGATACAACAATCCGATCCACGCTGGGGCAAACAGCACAAGCACGCCCAAAAGAAATAACAAGAGAAAATAAGAGAAGAAATGCCAACAACGCCGGATCGACGAAAGCTACGGCACACCGCGATCGTTGCGCCCACCGAAGATAACCACCACGCTCCAAAGCCACCGAGTTGCCGTGTATCAAGcaccaccttcaagaaggaatgcgacgatgacgacgctgctgcccggacgagtCCTAGGATTTCTCCCGGTACACGGAGGGTAGAGGGGGGAGAGGGTCACCCGACGCCTTTCAAGAAGGATGGTGGCGCCCGCAGGCGTCACCGCGGTGGTGCCGGCAAGACCCGACATGGATTTCTCCCGACCTCTCGCGCCCAC is drawn from Triticum dicoccoides isolate Atlit2015 ecotype Zavitan chromosome 6B, WEW_v2.0, whole genome shotgun sequence and contains these coding sequences:
- the LOC119321192 gene encoding oligopeptide transporter 5-like, encoding MLTTFRQNPVNIPEFSIIMLCYSLGKLMAAVLPAKVVRVPGTKIVFSLNPGPFSLKEHILCCMIANNGLGASPAIDILAATKAYFRRSIHPVAVFLLLLTTNNISCGFIGFFMKFFVNRSEMWWPEILPMVTMYRAFHEKEERSKATLPRNKFFFLVFVISFSYYTIPGCFFPSVSALSFVCWVWKRSITAQQIGSGYNGLGIGSFGLDWSTVSSFTGSPLMFPFFVIVNTMVGFILFMYIVVPYRNRLTPRYIDIATTRYNNPIHAGANSTSTPKRNNKRK